One Pseudonocardia sediminis DNA window includes the following coding sequences:
- a CDS encoding AAA family ATPase translates to MGTDRVDRPAETRVVTAFLDAAARAPAALVIDGEPGIGKTTLWRAALERAHRRGFRALAARPAEAESRMAYATVADLLADVDPADLHALPHPQRRAVDRVLLHTDDGDGGRGATTDHRVLGAALLSVTTLLAERSPVLLALDDLQWIDPSSRQVIAFAARRLAGPAGVLATARPTPDGLDAAAWLQLSEPGARRGIRVEPMSLGALHGVVAERTGRSLPRPAMARIHEVSGGNPFYALELARTIDPASTDVAPPLPATLAELVRARVGGVGPETAGMLLAMAALADPTVELLQRATGGHAAAVTGWLEEAENAGVITIAGNRPRFTHPLLATGVYAGATPSRRRHLHRTLATIVDQPELRARHLALATIRGDDETLDALDDAAARARARGAPAAAAELLTLAIGLGGDTPPRRMRLARHHLDAGDTEAARRTLEETVASLEAGPLRAQVLSLLAMVRLHDDSYLDAAGLLEQALDEAGDDTGLRGQVLVELPYALVNLGRVGEAVQLVERAVTVSEDIGDVPLLSRALGMRVVLRFMAGHGADETGLHRATALEDRGSVAPVMFRPSVLQGLMLAWTGRLGEAHEVMTALRQRCVDRGEENDLVFMGFHSVLTEIWRGDLAGATLIAEDSMERARQLGTDVPLAVALSLRAMVAALDGRADEARRCALEALATYRRCDWHTLEEWPISTLGFLELSLGEDEAALTTLEPLIGRARAGKDGMGEIVTSSFVPDAVEALVGTGRLDEARTLLDDFDERGHALRRDWTLATAARCRALLLAAEGDVEGATAAAERAIGIHRDLPMPFERARTLLVLGRLQRRARRKGAAAETLRAALEVFDALPAPLWAARARAELDRVGPGPARTSVLTPSEQRVAELAASGMTNREVSAALFISPKTVEANLSRVYRKLGIHSRAELGRRVLDL, encoded by the coding sequence GTGGGCACCGACAGGGTGGACCGTCCCGCCGAGACCCGGGTGGTCACGGCGTTCCTGGACGCGGCCGCACGGGCGCCCGCCGCGCTGGTGATCGACGGCGAGCCGGGCATCGGCAAGACGACGCTGTGGCGGGCCGCACTCGAGCGCGCCCACCGGCGCGGGTTCCGGGCCCTGGCCGCGCGCCCCGCCGAGGCGGAGTCGCGGATGGCGTACGCGACGGTGGCCGACCTGCTCGCCGACGTCGACCCCGCGGACCTGCACGCGCTCCCCCACCCCCAGCGCCGGGCCGTCGACCGGGTCCTCCTGCACACGGACGACGGGGACGGGGGCCGGGGTGCGACGACCGACCACCGGGTGCTCGGTGCCGCTCTGCTGTCGGTGACGACGCTGCTCGCCGAGCGCAGCCCGGTCCTCCTGGCGCTGGACGACCTGCAGTGGATCGACCCGTCCAGCCGGCAGGTGATCGCGTTCGCCGCCCGGCGGCTCGCCGGTCCCGCGGGCGTCCTGGCCACGGCGCGTCCGACCCCGGACGGCCTCGACGCCGCGGCCTGGCTGCAGCTCTCCGAGCCCGGGGCCCGCCGCGGCATCCGGGTCGAGCCGATGAGCCTCGGCGCGCTGCACGGTGTCGTGGCCGAGCGGACCGGCCGCTCGCTCCCCCGCCCGGCGATGGCCCGGATCCACGAGGTGTCCGGCGGGAACCCGTTCTACGCGCTCGAGCTCGCCCGCACGATCGATCCCGCCTCGACCGACGTGGCGCCGCCGCTGCCGGCCACGCTCGCCGAGCTGGTCCGCGCCCGGGTCGGCGGGGTGGGCCCGGAGACCGCCGGGATGCTGCTGGCGATGGCGGCGCTGGCCGACCCGACGGTCGAGCTCCTCCAGCGCGCCACCGGAGGGCACGCCGCCGCGGTGACCGGCTGGCTGGAGGAGGCCGAGAACGCCGGGGTGATCACGATCGCGGGCAACCGGCCCCGGTTCACCCACCCGCTGCTGGCCACCGGTGTCTACGCGGGGGCGACCCCGTCGCGGCGACGGCACCTGCACCGCACGCTCGCGACGATCGTCGACCAGCCCGAGCTCCGCGCCCGGCACCTGGCGCTGGCCACGATCCGCGGCGACGACGAGACCCTCGACGCCCTCGACGACGCCGCGGCGCGGGCCCGGGCGCGGGGAGCACCGGCGGCCGCCGCCGAGCTGCTGACCCTCGCGATCGGCCTGGGCGGCGACACCCCGCCGCGGCGGATGCGCCTGGCCCGCCACCACCTCGACGCCGGCGACACCGAGGCCGCCCGCCGGACGCTCGAGGAGACCGTCGCGTCGCTGGAGGCGGGCCCGCTGCGGGCGCAGGTGCTGAGCCTGCTCGCGATGGTCCGGCTGCACGACGACAGCTACCTCGACGCCGCCGGCCTGCTCGAACAGGCCCTCGACGAGGCCGGCGACGACACCGGCCTGCGCGGGCAGGTCCTGGTCGAGCTGCCGTACGCCCTGGTCAACCTCGGGCGCGTGGGGGAGGCGGTGCAGCTCGTGGAGCGTGCGGTGACGGTCAGCGAGGACATCGGGGACGTCCCGCTGCTGAGCCGGGCCCTCGGGATGCGGGTCGTGCTGCGTTTCATGGCCGGGCACGGGGCCGACGAGACCGGCCTGCACCGCGCGACCGCGCTGGAGGACCGCGGGTCCGTGGCACCGGTGATGTTCCGGCCCAGCGTGCTGCAAGGGCTGATGCTCGCCTGGACCGGCCGCCTGGGGGAGGCCCACGAGGTGATGACGGCGCTGCGGCAGCGCTGCGTCGACCGCGGGGAGGAGAACGATCTCGTCTTCATGGGGTTCCACAGCGTGCTGACCGAGATCTGGCGCGGCGACCTCGCCGGCGCCACCCTGATCGCCGAGGACTCCATGGAACGCGCACGCCAGCTGGGCACCGACGTGCCGCTCGCCGTCGCGCTGTCCCTGCGGGCGATGGTCGCCGCCCTCGACGGCCGCGCCGACGAGGCCCGCCGTTGCGCGCTGGAGGCGCTGGCCACGTACCGGCGCTGCGACTGGCACACCCTCGAGGAGTGGCCGATCTCGACCCTGGGGTTCCTGGAGCTGTCCCTCGGCGAGGACGAGGCCGCGCTCACCACACTGGAACCACTGATCGGACGGGCCCGGGCCGGGAAGGACGGCATGGGCGAGATCGTCACCTCGTCGTTCGTCCCGGACGCGGTGGAGGCGCTGGTCGGGACCGGTCGTCTCGATGAGGCCCGGACGCTGCTCGACGACTTCGACGAGCGCGGCCACGCCCTGCGCCGCGACTGGACGCTGGCCACCGCCGCGCGGTGCCGGGCCCTGCTGCTCGCCGCGGAGGGCGACGTCGAGGGGGCGACCGCCGCCGCGGAGCGGGCGATCGGGATCCACCGCGACCTGCCGATGCCGTTCGAGCGCGCCCGCACGCTGCTGGTGCTGGGCCGGCTGCAACGCCGGGCCCGGCGCAAGGGTGCCGCGGCGGAGACGTTGCGCGCGGCGCTGGAGGTGTTCGACGCCCTGCCCGCACCGCTCTGGGCCGCCCGGGCCCGCGCCGAGCTCGACCGTGTCGGCCCCGGCCCGGCCCGGACCTCGGTGCTCACCCCCTCCGAGCAGCGCGTCGCCGAGCTCGCCGCCTCGGGGATGACCAACCGCGAGGTGTCGGCGGCGCTGTTCATCAGCCCCAAGACGGTCGAGGCGAACCTCTCGCGGGTCTACCGCAAGCTCGGCATCCACTCCCGCGCGGAGCTCGGCCGTCGGGTGCTGGATCTGTGA
- a CDS encoding TetR/AcrR family transcriptional regulator — MIVKAYMRMQMQMHRPPGPRSGSVVAAGTVPERPRPGARAVDGDRAAIVTRAIALADDGGLPAVSLRALAAEVGTPTMSLHRRVGGKDELVRLMIGAAFDGAPPPHTAPSGWRSGLETTARRQWEIYRAHPWLAQVVSMTRPQAIPGLLRHAEYAARALEDTALHPHARLELHLILFGYVRGAAVNLAPEAAAQADTGLDADTWAAQADPIGAALATGDFPALARLTDGPEDYPFDLDRLFESGLRRTLDGFGVLVRAARRRAR; from the coding sequence GTGATCGTAAAGGCTTACATGCGGATGCAGATGCAGATGCACCGTCCTCCCGGGCCGCGGTCGGGGTCGGTCGTCGCGGCCGGGACCGTCCCGGAGCGCCCCCGGCCGGGCGCACGCGCCGTCGACGGGGACCGCGCCGCGATCGTCACCCGCGCGATCGCCCTCGCCGACGACGGCGGCCTCCCCGCGGTGTCGCTGCGCGCGCTCGCCGCGGAGGTCGGGACGCCGACGATGTCGCTGCACCGCCGCGTCGGAGGCAAGGACGAGCTGGTCCGGCTCATGATCGGCGCCGCGTTCGACGGCGCGCCCCCGCCGCACACCGCCCCGTCCGGCTGGCGCTCCGGGCTGGAGACGACCGCGCGGCGGCAGTGGGAGATCTACCGAGCCCACCCGTGGCTCGCCCAGGTCGTGTCGATGACCCGGCCCCAGGCGATCCCGGGCCTGCTCCGCCACGCCGAGTACGCCGCCCGCGCGCTGGAGGACACCGCGCTGCACCCGCACGCCCGCCTGGAGCTGCACCTGATCCTGTTCGGCTATGTGCGCGGCGCGGCGGTGAACCTCGCCCCGGAGGCGGCCGCGCAGGCCGACACCGGCCTCGACGCCGACACCTGGGCCGCGCAGGCCGACCCGATCGGCGCGGCGCTGGCGACCGGTGACTTCCCCGCCCTGGCCCGCCTGACCGACGGCCCGGAGGACTATCCGTTCGACCTCGACCGGCTCTTCGAGTCCGGCCTGCGGCGGACCCTGGACGGCTTCGGCGTCCTGGTCCGCGCCGCACGGCGCCGGGCCCGATGA
- a CDS encoding TetR/AcrR family transcriptional regulator has translation MTDANRRRTGRPPLTDRATLLAAARRIGFVDLTVGTVTADVGVKYSTFYRHFSSFEALLCALVDQVLDETAFPEPGPDWREHLARTSATMFDVLRRHPGLGQVLVRLPQRPDRLVRIWAGTTDVLLAAGFSAKDTVLGTTGAFELAIHPWIDSPGTGAGAPIRRDQAQDPRHPIDDRVRRAMADAVDDPPAAWIDDKVDLLVEGLAARLPATC, from the coding sequence GTGACTGATGCGAACCGACGCCGGACGGGACGGCCGCCGCTGACCGACCGCGCGACCTTGCTCGCCGCGGCCCGCCGGATCGGATTCGTGGACCTCACCGTGGGCACCGTGACCGCGGACGTCGGCGTCAAGTACTCCACGTTCTACCGGCACTTCAGCAGCTTCGAGGCCCTGCTCTGCGCGCTCGTCGACCAGGTGCTGGACGAGACGGCGTTCCCCGAGCCCGGCCCGGACTGGCGTGAGCACCTGGCGCGGACGTCGGCGACGATGTTCGACGTGCTGCGCCGCCATCCCGGCCTGGGCCAGGTGCTGGTCCGGCTGCCCCAGCGCCCGGACCGTCTCGTCCGGATCTGGGCCGGGACCACCGACGTCCTGCTGGCGGCCGGGTTCAGCGCGAAGGACACCGTCCTCGGCACCACCGGCGCGTTCGAGCTGGCGATCCACCCCTGGATCGACAGCCCCGGCACCGGGGCCGGGGCCCCGATCCGCCGGGACCAGGCCCAGGACCCGCGGCACCCGATCGACGACCGCGTCCGGCGCGCGATGGCCGACGCCGTCGACGACCCGCCGGCCGCCTGGATCGACGACAAGGTCGACCTGCTGGTCGAGGGCCTCGCGGCACGGCTGCCCGCCACCTGCTGA